The Hypomesus transpacificus isolate Combined female chromosome 3, fHypTra1, whole genome shotgun sequence genome has a window encoding:
- the sertad4 gene encoding uncharacterized protein sertad4, with product MTQVLSVKPSLNPEGDPLLLQNQHLREHCIKTSKATPMESGGPNKQLVEELPCRRVPDHVTMSRIAYIKRKYVEDEDSYITFRSYCKTMAPVVEERAQVLRLSLEKLRFIDYPEAFLRRSVLVNNLLHRLRAEILLQSDWGLPQDLRVPAAFPSYLIAPADATTPYLAFHGSLPPPCLTAQGPPLRKRFRLIRRGELQPECVQTCGCLYTAVADQYLHLPFSASKTVANSCSSAPHPASSSSPSIFQIGSGENRLGVELDVERDDGDEEEEEREEEEDREMRTARLHMASIEWPRPRSRTRTLRLRRRRREAGEGDRGEVTGDTKGDFTRN from the exons ATGACCCAAGTCTTGTCAGTAAAGCCCTCCCTGAACCCAGAAGGGGACCCCCTTCTCCTGCAAAACCAGCACTTACGGGAGCACTGCATCAAGACCTCCAAAGCCACTCCCATGGAGTCAGGGGGCCCTAACAAGCAGCTGGTGGAGG AGCTCCCCTGTAGGCGAGTGCCAGACCATGTGACTATGTCGAGGATTGCCTATATTAAGAGGAAGTATGTGGAAGATGAAGACTCATACATCACTTTTAGGAGCTACTGTAAAACT ATGGCACCGGTGGTCGAGGAGCGCGCCCAAGTGCTCCGGCTTTCCCTGGAAAAACTGCGTTTCATTGACTACCCTGAGGCCTTCCTTCGGCGCTCTGTCCTGGTCAACAACCTTCTGCATCGCCTCCGTGCAGAGATACTGCTCCAGAGCGACTGGGGCCTACCACAGGACCTGAGGGTCCCTGCCGCCTTCCCCTCATATCTCATCGCACCAGCTGATGCCACCACGCCCTACCTGGCCTTTCATGGTTCTCTGCCCCCGCCCTGCCTGACCGCACAGGGACCCCCCTTACGCAAGCGGTTCCGGCTGATCCGTAGAGGGGAGCTTCAGCCCGAGTGTGTCCAGACTTGTGGCTGCCTCTACACGGCTGTAGCAGACCAATACCTCCATTTACCCTTTTCAGCGTCCAAAACTGTGGCTAACAGCTGCTCCTCTGCCCCGCACCCCGCCTCTTCTTCGTCCCCCTCTATCTTCCAAATAGGGTCTGGTGAGAATAGACTGGGAGTGGAACTCGATGTAGAGCGCGATGACGGcgatgaggaagaagaagagagagaggaggaagaggacagggaAATGAGAACAGCTAGACTTCACATGGCATCCATAGAGTGGCCAAGGCCAAGGAGCAGGACTAGGACCTTACgactaagaagaagaagaagggaagCAGGGGAGGGTGACAGGGGAGAAGTGACGGGGGATACAAAGGGTGACTTTACTAGAAACTGA
- the gnmt gene encoding glycine N-methyltransferase — protein sequence MSVDSVFRTRSLGVAAVGLPDQYADGKAAKVWQLYIGDTRSRTEEYKSWVVSLLKKQGVQKILDVACGTGVDSIMLVEEGFKVVSVDASDKMLKYALKERWERRKERAFDQWEIEEANWLTLTEDVQKPGDGFDAVICLGNSFAHLPDFKGDQSEQKLALQNIASMVRPGGILIIDHRNYDYILETGLAPQGKNIYYKSDLTQDISTSVLWVNNKPHMITLDYTVQVPHPVQNHPEVSKFRLSYYPHRLENFKAILSEAFHNKLEHSVYGDFKTYIPGQAEAPCYFIHVCKKTA from the exons ATGTCGGTCGACAGTGTTTTTAGGACTCGTTCTCTCGGTGTTGCTGCCGTTGGTCTGCCGGATCAGTATGCTGACGGAAAAGCAGCTAAAGTATGGCAGCTCTACATCGGAGACACACGGAGTAGAACGGAAGAATATAAAAGTTGGGTGGTGTCTTTGCTGAAAAAGCAGGGTGTACAGAAAATTCTGGACGTAGCATGCGGAACAGG AGTTGACTCCATCATGCTGGTTGAAGAGGGCTTTAAGGTAGTGAGTGTGGATGCTAGCGACAAAATGCTGAAGTATGCCTTGAAGGAGAGGTGGGAAAGAAGAAAAGAGCGTGCCTTTGACCAATGGG AGATTGAGGAGGCAAACTGGCTGACGTTAACAGAAGATGTTCAGAAACCAGGTGATGGATTTGATGCCGTCATCTGCTTGGGGAACTCATTCGCTCACTTGCCAGATTTCAAAG GGGACCAGAGTGAACAGAAGCTAGCTCTGCAGAACATAGCCAGTATGGTTAGACCAGGAGGTATCTTGATCATTGACCACCGCAACTATGACTACATCCTGGAAACTGGCCTAGCACCCCAGGGGAAAAATATCTACTACAAG AGTGACCTTACTCAGGACATCTCCACCTCGGTGCTTTGGGTCAACAACAAACCTCACATGATTACCCTTGACTACACTGTACAGGTGCCACATCCAGTACAAAACCATCCTGAAGTGAG TAAATTTCGCCTATCCTACTACCCCCATCGCCTGGAGAATTTCAAAGCAATCCTGAGTGAGGCTTTCCACAACAAGCTGGAGCACAGTGTCTACGGTGACTTCAAGACCTACATCCCTGGCCAGGCTGAGGCCCCCTGCTACTTCATTCACGTGTGCAAAAAGACAGCTTAG
- the LOC124484664 gene encoding THAP domain-containing protein 6-like, with amino-acid sequence MPDFCAAYKCSNRRCLETRTRGITFHMFPKTGERRRKWEVALRRDGFAASDRTLLCSEHFRREDFDRTGQTVRLKDGVVPTIFNFPAHLQTSVETRSTTTSSRVDDKLPKDLMPDVGATGERTLRGKRQATDHLYTLPASPKAIKAKLEEASVRVRKLQREKSNALRREKRAKNNMQALLEELKETNLINEELKDELQCY; translated from the exons ATGCCAGACTTTTGTGCAGCCTACAAATGCTCTAATCGCCGTTGTCTCGAAACGAGAACCCGTGGGATCACCTTTCACAT GTTTCCCAAAaccggagagaggaggaggaagtgggaaGTTGCTCTAAGAAGGGACGGTTTTGCTGCCTCTGACAGGACACTGCTCTGCAGTGAGCACTTCAGGAGGGAGGACTTTGACAGGACGGGGCAGACTGTCCGGCTTAAAGATGGTGTTGTGCCAACCATTTTCAACTTTCCAGCTCATCTTCAAACG TCGGTAGAAACAAGAAGTACAACCACTTCTAGTAGAGTGGATGACAAACTGCCAAAGGACTTGATGCCTGATGTT GGAGCCACTGGAGAGAGGACATTGAGGGGCAAGCGGCAGGCCACTGACCACTTGTATACATTGCCTGCTTCCCCTAAGGCTATAAAGGCCAAACTTGAAGAAGCCTCAGTGAGAGTGAGGAAACTGCAGCGGGAGAAGAGTAATGCcctgaggagagaaaagagggccAAGAACAACATGCAGGCTCTTCTGGAGGAACTGAAGGAGACAAATCTTATCAACGAAGAGCTGAAAGACGAGCTTCAATGCTACTAa
- the syt14a gene encoding synaptotagmin-14 translates to MAIDGGERNCGVHELICIRKVSPEALGFLTAIGVFIVLMILLFMYLNNKLTPGNAGNLQCLDKFGKTKEVQDKVYPVEDLRDSSDSEDEVMGQYQEAVNRSQSLQGCRTNSQQQRGYCWETRQKYSPLSVEYDGYSSEASVEDANCIQRMRRTPPLDELQPPPYQDEDGSPRMSCSPSDLGDTKCDLSYTDSPHHSYGECPSEGSGGQEMENYLHKCYEEDVPSDSTAVLSPEDMSARGSMVLLPKGYEPDPVAKYGTLDVVLDYDSGDQRLTVTVTAVTDIPALKRTGNISWQVHMVLLPTKKQRAKTSIQKGPCPVFTETFRFSHVESDMIGNYAIRFRLYSLRRMKKEKVLGEKVFFLTKLNLQGKMSVPVILDPCCALPGSESQGSLSELSCSGSASSFQTVSQGSMAEILVGLVYNATTGRLSVEIIKGCHFKNLAANKPPTSQPLLSDGLFCCLKHLIGGQVYIIRDTYVKLTLLNSMGQEMSKCKTSICRGQPNPMYKETFVFQVALFQLSDVTLILSVYNKRSMKRKEMIGWISLGLNSSGEEELTHWTEMKESKGQQVCRWHSLLES, encoded by the exons GTGGTGAGCGCAACTGTGGAGTACATGAGCTCATCTGCATCAGAAAAG TCTCTCCAGAGGCACTGGGGTTTCTCACAGCCATTGGAGTCTTCATTGTCCTTATGATTCTTCTGTTCATGTACCTCAACAACAAACTGACACCAGGGAATGCTGGCAACCTGCAATGCCTTGACAAATTTGGGAAAACCAAGGAGGTGCAAG ACAAGGTCTACCCTGTTGAAGACCTAAGGGATTCGTCTGACAGTGAGGACGAAGTGATGGGCCAATACCAGGAGGCAGTCAATCGTTCACAAAGCCTACAAGGATGCAGGACAAACTCTCAGCAGCAAAGGGGCTATTGCTGGGAGACCAGGCAGAAATACAGCCCTCTATCTGTGGAGTATGATGGTTACAGCAGCGAGGCCTCTGTGGAGGATG CCAACTGCATCCAGAGGATGCGGCGAACGCCCCCGCTGGACGAGCTCCAGCCCCCGCCCTACCAGGACGAAGACGGCTCCCCACGGATGTCTTGCTCACCCTCGGACTTGGGCGACACCAAGTGTGACCTGTCCTACACTGATAGTCCCCACCACTCCTATGGCGAGTGCCCAAGTGAGGGCAGCGGAGGCCAGGAGATGGAGAACTACTTACACAAGTGCTACGAGGAGGATGTACCCAGTGACAGCACAGCTGTGCTCAGCCCAGAG GACATGTCAGCTAGAGGGTCAATGGTGCTGCTCCCCAAAGGCTATGAACCAGATCCAGTGGCCAAGTACGGCACCCTAGATGTCGTGCTTGACTACGATTCTGGGGACCAGCGGctcacagtcacagtcacagcTGTCACTGACATCCCCGCCCTTAAACGTACAGGCAACATCTCCTGGCAGGTTCACATGGTTCTTCTGCCCACTAAAAAACAGCGGGCAAAGACGAGCATTCAGAAAGGGCCTTGCCCTGTGTTCACAGAGACCTTCCGATTTAGTCACGTGGAGTCAGATATGATCGGAAACTACGCTATCCGATTCCGCCTCTACAGTTTGCGACGAATGAAGAAGGAGAAGGTACTGGGAGAAAAGGTGTTCTTTCTCACTAAGCTGAATCTTCAAGGCAAGATGTCAGTACCGGTTATATTGGACCCCTGCTGTGCACTCCCG GGTAGTGAATCCCAAGGCAGTCTCTCAGAGCTGTCATGCAGTGGGAGTGCTTCTTCAttccagacagtcagtcagggcTCCATGGCAGAGATCCTGGTGGGGCTCGTGTACAACGCCACCACTGGGCGTCTGTCGGTGGAAATCATCAAAGGCTGCCACTTCAAAAACCTGGCTGCCAATAAGCCACCCA CTTCCCAACCCTTGTTGTCAGATGGGTTGTTCTGTTGTCTAAAACACTTGATAGGTGGACAGGTTTATATTATCAGAG ATACATATGTCAAGCTGACCTTACTGAACTCAATGGGCCAAGAGATGTCCAAGTGTAAGACATCAATATGTCGCGGACAGCCCAACCCCATGTACAAGGAGACATTTGTCTTCCAGGTTGCCCTGTTCCAGCTGTCTGATGtgaccctcatcctctctgtctaCAACAAACGCAGCATGAAACGCAAAGAGATGATTGGCTGGATCTCATTGGGTCTCAACAGTTCTGGGGAAGAGGAGCTCACCCATTGGACCGAGATGAAAGAGTCCAAAGGACAGCAGGTCTGCCGTTGGCATAGTCTTTTGGAATCCTAG
- the LOC124463938 gene encoding complement component C1q receptor: protein MFLNLLLLLHICGSMGTTDNIAASLCSSEACFTLHMEKVIFEDARQKCEDNGGYLFTTKNNTEKAQFQSILSHLDRKNRRWDLTFWIGLKLSKGECVTDRSSLKGFKWISGMNFDQYSNWDREPLRTCTEDRCVTINYDVSSNSELKWTDGSCKDTAFYACKFYFKEMCKPLSLARQGKIYYTPPFSKTPLNEGNSLNYLPKGTFAKVMCGDDSSSQIFTICKAMNTWTVTGPFCASDNQSCDFKNGGCDHLCLGVKAGGVRCECKDGFELGNDQVSCEAKDYCHGSPCQYQCKTSGAGFSCVCPKGLQLDKDLIGCVDINECQMQACEDHDCVNTQGSYMCECRVGYKMVGGKCHDLDECTESRCSQICLNSQGSFSCHCNAGFTASEDGHACIDVDECLNNVRCEYKCKNTIGGFTCLCPNNFRLHQNGLTCIEDLTIDSTAEPTGSRSISVTHGKTIESQTMSDELKTKHAYTDAPPSDNVSMHEQPLGKVTLETNAPNSKTFNSRLLVWYAIGSVVPLVLLIAVTIGIVIFRWDRSKRNIKKKNLTADSYCWVSSGLETQLERLNGSVLTDR, encoded by the coding sequence ATGTTCTTAAATCTTTTACTACTGCTCCACATCTGTGGGTCAATGGGAACCACAGACAACATTGCTGCAAGTCTATGTTCATCTGAAGCCTGTTTTACCTTACACATGGAAAAAGTGATCTTTGAGGATGCTCGACAGAAATGTGAAGACAATGGAGGTTACTTATTTACAACTAAGAACAACACCGAGAAAGCACAGTTCCAATCAATTCTTTCTCATCTTGATAGAAAAAATCGACGATGGGACCTAACATTTTGGATCGGATTAAAATTAAGCAAAGGGGAGTGCGTTACAGATAGATCAAGTCTGAAGGGCTTTAAGTGGATATCCGGCATGAACTTTGACCAGTATTCAAACTGGGACAGGGAGCCCCTCCGTACATGTACAGAAGACAGGTGTGTCACAATAAATTATGATGTATCAAGCAACAGCGAGTTGAAATGGACAGATGGATCATGCAAGGATACAGCTTTTTATGCATGCAAGTTCTACTTCAAAGAGATGTGCAAACCTCTGTCATTGGCAAGACAAGGAAAAATATACTACACTCCACCTTTTTCCAAAACCCCTTTAAATGAAGGTAATAGTCTGAATTATTTGCCAAAAGGGACATTTGCTAAGGTAATGTGCGGTGATGACAGTAGTTCACAGATTTTCACCATTTGTAAAGCAATGAACACCTGGACTGTAACTGGTCCATTTTGTGCATCAGACAACCAAAGTTGCGACTTTAAAAATGGTGGATGTGACCATTTGTGCTTGGGTGTAAAAGCTGGTGGCGTACGCTGCGAATGCAAGGATGGCTTTGAACTGGGAAATGACCAAGTATCTTGTGAAGCAAAAGACTATTGCCACGGTTCCCCATGCCAATATCAATGCAAAACAAGTGGCGCAGGCTTTTCATGTGTATGCCCAAAGGGTCTCCAACTGGACAAAGACTTAATTGGATGTGTTGATATTAATGAATGCCAGATGCAGGCCTGTGAGGATCATGATTGTGTCAACACGCAAGGTAGCTACATGTGCGAGTGTAGGGTGGGCTACAAAATGGTTGGTGGCAAATGTCACGACTTAGACGAGTGTACTGAATCTAGATGTTCTCAGATATGTTTGAACTCCCAAGGGTCATTCTCCTGCCATTGTAATGCTGGTTTTACTGCATCAGAAGATGGACATGCCTGTATAGACGTTGATGAATGCCTTAATAATGTACGATGTGAGTACAAATGCAAAAATACTATAGGCGGTTTCACGTGCTTGTGTCCTAATAACTTTAGATTACATCAGAATGGACTTACATGCATTGAAGATTTAACAATTGATTCCACTGCTGAACCAACAGGGAGTCGTTCAATCTCAGTGACTCATGGCAAGACAATAGAATCTCAAACCATGTCTGATGAATTAAAAACCAAACATGCGTACACAGACGCACCCCCATCAGACAATGTGAGCATGCATGAGCAGCCTCTTGGCAAAGTTACTTTGGAAACAAATGCTCCGAACAGCAAAACATTTAATTCCAGGCTGTTGGTATGGTACGCTATTGGTTCAGTTGTTCCACTAGTTCTTTTAATTGCAGTAACCATTGGTATAGTTATATTTCGATGGGATCGTTCTAAAAGAAACATAAAGAAGAAAAACTTAACTGCTGATAGCTATTGTTGGGTTTCCTCTGGTTTAGAAACTCAGTTAGAAAGACTGAATGGATCAGTGTTGACAGACAGATGA